In the genome of Ammoniphilus sp. CFH 90114, the window GTCCATAGTCAGAGCTACTCCTATATATTAGACAGTGTTTGCTCAGCTGATGTCAGGGATCAGATCTATAACCAATGGAGAGAAGATCAGCATTTGTTAAAACGTAATCGGTTTATTACGGATCTTTATGAGAGATTTATCGAGCAGCCTACGGAAGAGAATTTGTTGCGCACCATTATGGCGAATTATATTTTAGAAGGAATTTACTTCTACAGTGGCTTCAGTTTCTTCTATTGCTTGGGTAGACAAGGGAAAATGCTCGGCACCGTTTCCGTTATCAAATATATTCAACGTGATGAATTGACTCACTTAAGCTTATTCCAAGGAATCATGCGAGAAGTACGTAAAGAAAATCCACATTTGTTTACTCCGCAGTTTACTGAAGAACTCCGGGGAATGATGAGGACGGCTGTAGAGCATGAGATTAGCTGGGGGCAGTATATTACTCAAAATCAAATTGAGGGGCTAAGTGACGAAATTATAGAGTTGTATATTAAGTATCTATCCAATCAGAGAATGCAAAAGTTAGGGTTTGAGGTGTTATATCCAGAGGTTACAGAGCACCCG includes:
- a CDS encoding ribonucleotide-diphosphate reductase subunit beta, yielding MEIHKKKLFNELGDRDWGKRRIIGGNTTNLIELNNVKYDWATRMYRTMMNNFWIPEEVPLAQDAKDYKNLSSAERQSYDKIISFLIFLDSLQTTNLPNINDFITAPEVNLCITVQTFQEAVHSQSYSYILDSVCSADVRDQIYNQWREDQHLLKRNRFITDLYERFIEQPTEENLLRTIMANYILEGIYFYSGFSFFYCLGRQGKMLGTVSVIKYIQRDELTHLSLFQGIMREVRKENPHLFTPQFTEELRGMMRTAVEHEISWGQYITQNQIEGLSDEIIELYIKYLSNQRMQKLGFEVLYPEVTEHPMKWVESFSNMNGIKTDFFEQKVTTYSKSANLNWDEL